The following is a genomic window from Anopheles aquasalis chromosome 3, idAnoAquaMG_Q_19, whole genome shotgun sequence.
GATGCCGGCTAGTCCGGGCTGTCGGTGGGTATGTGGGTGGTATTACCATGCAGAAACAAGGCTTGGTCACACACTTAGTCGCTGCGGCTGTTGTATCTCTTGCATTCGTTTTTGATTTGTCTAgttttgcttgctttgatGAGGAAACATCAGTTTAGTTTACCAACGTACGAATATGACTATCGATCTTATTCGCCAAGTGCTCCGTATGTTGGCACAGTAGGCATTAGGAGGAGCTCTACTGGTTGTCAGGATaccttttatttttgtttagcgttccaccaccatcagctcaAAAGCTATGAAGACCGACACGGAGAACGGAAAAGGGGAATAGGCGCGGTCGAAGGAAGCAGATCGCCGCAGCGCGTAATTTGAACGTTTGTATTTAAAGGACCCAATTCAGTAACAACGATCGAGAGTAATATGGCAAACAAAATCTAAAACTTTATGCTATCGTAAAGAATTGCCGTCTGAatcactttatttttttttttgcttgggTGCTTACACTCATGTTGATTGATCTAGCGGTCGAAGCAACTAGTTAGCGCACGGGTCAGCTGTGCCAGTTGGACAGGAAGAGATATAAGATTGCGGTGTGTTGTTAAGCTACGCGATGATAAACGGCGTAAGGATATTTGAATGCGGGAGTGTCTAGAAGCGAACCGAGGTCCGCTTTCTGGCAGTGCGTGTCAGGAAGATTTAGTAGATTGCAATGTTCGGAACTCCCCGGCTCAACCTTCACACTATTATCCGTCGTTCGCGATCTCTAACTGTTCCAGGCGACAAAATGTTATGATCAATCCAACAAATTTTTGCTACAATAGACGGCAtcagcgcatcatcatcatcaatgccTACAGACACGGACCGGCCCAGAGTATCAGTGGCGATGTACGTGGTGGCACGATGTGGTTTTCGACTAAATGCAGGACAATTGTTTTTCAGTTACAGGATTTTGGATGGGGGGCATTCGCCTTGCATCGAtgtaaaagggaaaaattcaaaatacatgtttaaatttcaataaaaaacgACACCTCTAGCGATTATTTTACTCCGAACATTTTGGGTCATGCGATTTGAGGTAGGTAACTATTAAATCCGGCTCTGATCGTTACGATCGAATTGTTCAAATTTGATAGCAAGCAAGTAATGCAACGCGTTTGATATCCAAGATTGCTTTGCTGCTCaggcagaaaaaaagatggaagtATCGAAAAGCATCGCAAGAGGAGTGGACTTCTAGtgaagcagcaaacgaaaatCTCCAGAAAAGCAAAGTGTACTAAGGAAACAGGtaaataatgataaaatttCATCTCAACATGCATAGGACGCGAAAATCCTTCAAATCCCGGGTTGATGACTCGTgacttttatttttgtttagtGCTAGTGGAGTAGTAACCTGGAAGTTGGAAATCCGCCCTGCACGTGcatcgaaagaagaaaagggtcATGGTACTGACGAAATGGATTTACGTGGCCTTCAAGGGCAAGGCTCTTGATTCGGAGGAGCTGATCCAAGTTTTTCGCCGATTTGGAGATCCAAAGGTTGGCAAAATCGTCGGAACGCATCACGCCTATGTGAAGTTCGATAATCCGAAGGATGCCGCCAGAGCCGTCGCAACGATGAATGGATCTGTGATTGACAGAAAAGGGCCGGTAGAGGTTACGCTTGCCAACCCGGGGCGGGACACGGAATGGAAGGCGTCCGATACAAAGTACGACACCATTGTAGATTCCAGCGTGGTACCGCGGATAACGCCACCGATTCCTAAAGTAAATTCGATTAATTCAAACGAGCTTCAAGGTAAGAATGTTAGCAGAAAAGACAGTGGCGGTAGTGATAACCGTATAACATTTGCAGAAATCTTCGAGCCGATTACCGAGGATATGGTACGGAAGACTCATCCGTTCGAAATGAAGGATATGCTTGCTACTCGCCTGCGGCCAGTTGTTGCCTTCATGTGTCCGGAACTGGGAGATAAATTGACCGGAATGATTGTCGAACTCGACAGCGGCGTCGTGCTGAGTCTGCTAAAGGATATGAATGCTCTGAAGGATAAAGTGCAGCAGGCTGCGAAGGTGTTGAGCGATTTTCGCGAGCGTAAACGAGTGGCGATCGCTGAGTGATCGGTACTGGCTTTCGAGCATTTCACGATCTGTTTTTTGACTCAGTTTACTGACCCAATCAAACTATAATGTATTCGTAGAAACATTTcccggttttcggttccccGTTTTATGGGGTAAGAATTAGAATTCAATATAGGATTGACAACGATCAAAGAAACGCGTATCTTAGAACGAGAAAGAAGACCTAAGAAGACTAGCCTATGAAACAATAATTGTGttgaaatcaaaatttaattttttattgctAACTACGCCGTAGAAATTGGCGGCCTATTGCGATTGTGACGCTAATAAA
Proteins encoded in this region:
- the LOC126574414 gene encoding uncharacterized protein LOC126574414; this encodes MVLTKWIYVAFKGKALDSEELIQVFRRFGDPKVGKIVGTHHAYVKFDNPKDAARAVATMNGSVIDRKGPVEVTLANPGRDTEWKASDTKYDTIVDSSVVPRITPPIPKVNSINSNELQEIFEPITEDMVRKTHPFEMKDMLATRLRPVVAFMCPELGDKLTGMIVELDSGVVLSLLKDMNALKDKVQQAAKVLSDFRERKRVAIAE